A region of Desulfolithobacter dissulfuricans DNA encodes the following proteins:
- the hisA gene encoding phosphoribosylformimino-5-aminoimidazole carboxamide ribotide isomerase, with translation MRFRPCIDLHDGRVKQIVGSTLSDTASADLQTNFSSEFPPSHYARMYRDDNLTGGHVIMLGPGNEEAAVDALSAWPGGLQLGGGITADNASLWLDRGASHVIVTSHVFHDGLLDEERLTALVRQVGREHLVLDLSCRWREDGYYVVTDRWQKFTDLRLDGRVLDWLARFCDEFLVHAVDVEGKCMGVDERLIGLLADHVSIPTTYAGGVTSLSDLELIHQAGRGRLDVTVGSALDIFGGTGLRYTEVVAFCHKTAQCHEG, from the coding sequence ATGCGATTTCGTCCCTGCATCGACCTTCATGATGGCAGGGTCAAGCAGATTGTCGGCTCGACCCTGAGCGACACTGCATCTGCGGACCTGCAGACCAATTTTTCCTCTGAATTTCCCCCCTCCCATTACGCCCGGATGTACCGGGACGATAACCTGACCGGCGGCCATGTGATCATGCTTGGTCCGGGTAACGAAGAGGCCGCCGTTGATGCTCTTTCGGCCTGGCCCGGCGGTTTGCAGCTTGGCGGCGGCATCACGGCCGACAACGCTTCCCTGTGGCTGGATCGCGGAGCCTCCCATGTTATCGTCACCTCCCATGTCTTTCATGACGGACTCCTGGACGAGGAGCGTTTGACCGCCCTGGTTCGCCAGGTGGGCAGGGAGCACCTGGTTCTGGACCTGAGCTGCCGCTGGCGCGAAGACGGGTATTACGTGGTCACCGACCGGTGGCAGAAATTCACCGATCTGCGACTCGATGGCCGGGTGCTGGACTGGCTGGCCCGGTTCTGCGACGAGTTTCTCGTCCATGCCGTGGACGTGGAGGGCAAGTGCATGGGAGTGGACGAGCGGTTGATCGGTCTGCTGGCCGACCATGTCTCCATCCCCACCACCTACGCCGGCGGCGTGACCTCGCTAAGCGATCTGGAACTCATCCACCAGGCCGGGCGGGGCAGGCTGGATGTCACCGTGGGCTCGGCCCTGGATATCTTCGGTGGCACCGGGCTTCGCTACACCGAGGTGGTCGCCTTCTGCCATAAAACAGCCCAGTGCCATGAAGGATAA